From a single Aspergillus puulaauensis MK2 DNA, chromosome 2, nearly complete sequence genomic region:
- a CDS encoding DUF4238 domain-containing protein (COG:S;~EggNog:ENOG410PQGT;~InterPro:IPR025332;~PFAM:PF14022), whose translation MSKPLQQKQHFIPWFLLKRFAPADQPPARPAASQTRARRRDLLLNKVDLESSILTQRPVSTEFTLVDMYRDPGFDENPYHLEDKLSTLEREASEIINRVVTTFARSPVLELKRPEVDTLRKFLFLMKYRNRGMFERYNHDDAQHYDADDRPRMLQYMAERGFTKPRDVWFHNLNHMLGLEMDTERTWRHTLRAQIYPDDASMFELHLLHSYMSFCQPQNAEEEFLLTENAFCIFEGPSTEHNEVISGKTETSSVVYTEYHNFAPISPRLLIVLRSAVLPIPGDNGKYAEIRSQIAAVLRSHHLEPDEAGSILEDLPVRPCKTDYDQGVIDSPASFRKNDRFLFLCFKLSSAHMTTINNIFLEQAYSTSSIIYHSPVALRAAVENYFKDSDPCLKHVVDIPGDRRRSYFGTLEKILRDLGGSARCKIHPFELSKARIQVHMAMNVGFLVGVRLMERQKPAGSLPQAYTLLKDGATWKTFWDDVDQASRLMMLRTKLDAALKRSGLSDREKSAFRVQRNTFFTSFPVERLWLYFKIMRNMGRCDIDDIETRTPELELEGVEDMFAEVISRFPQMKGDIVRRMYFESQS comes from the exons ATGTCGAAGCCTTTACAGCAGAAACAACACTTTATTCCTTGGTTCCTCCTGAAAAGGTTCGCTCCGGCGGACCAGCCACCAGCGAGGCCGGCTGCTTCCCAAACTAGAGCTCGCCGTCGcgaccttcttctcaacaagGTCGACCTGGAGAGCTCTATTCTGACCCAGCGGCCAGTGTCGACAGAGTTCACTCTCGTCGACATGTACCGGGACCCTGGATTTGACGAGAACCCCTACCATTTGGAGGACAAGCTGTCGACGCTTGAAAGAGAAGCGAGTGAAATCATCAACAGAGTCGTCACTACATTTGCGAGATCACCGGTGCTTGAGCTCAAGCGGCCTGAGGTCGATACTCTTCGCaagttcctcttcctgatGAAGTATCGAAACAGGGGGATGTTCGAGCGATATAACCACGACGACGCCCAGCACTACGACGCTGACGACCGGCCAAGAATGCTGCAATACATGGCGGAAAGGGGGTTTACCAAGCCTCGAGATGTGTGGTTTCATAACTTGAACCATATGCTGGGTCTCGAGATGGACACTGAGAGGACCTGGAGACATACCCTCCGTGCCCAGATCTATCCGGACGACGCCTCGATGTTTGAGCTGCACCTGCTGCACAGCTATATGTCATTCTGTCAACCTCAgaatgccgaggaagagtttCTGCTAACTGAAAATGCGTTTTGTATCTTCGAGGGTCCTTCAACAGAGCATAATGAGGTTATATCCGGTAAGACGGAGACATCCTCAGTCGTTTACACGGAGTATCATAATTTCGCCCCGATCTCCCCTCGACTTCTTATCGTCCTACGAAGTGCAGTGCTGCCGATCCCTGGTGATAATGGCAAGTATGCAGAAATCCGCAGCCAGATTGCAGCGGTACTGCGCTCTCACCATCTTGAGCCAGACGAGGCAGGATCTATACTAGAAGATCTCCCCGTTCGCCCGTGCAAGACAGATTATGACCAGGGAGTTATTGACTCTCCGGCCTCATTCAGAAAGAATGATAGGTTCCTTTTCCTCTGCTTCAAGCTGTCTTCTGCACATATGACTACTATTAACAATATATTCCTCGAGCAAGCGTACTCCACTTCTTCGATCATCTATCACTCGCCCGTGGCGCTTCGAGCAGCGGTGGAGAATTATTTCAAAGACAGCGACCCATGCCTGAAACATGTGGTTGACATTCCTGGCGATAGACGGCGCTCGTATTTTGGCACGCTGGAGAAAATACTTCGTGATCTCGGCGGCTCAGCCAGATGCAAGATACACCCGTTCGAACTCTCAAAGGCGCGGATACAAGTCCACATGGCTATGAATGTTGGCTTTCTTGTCGGGGTTCGATTGATGGAACGCCAGAAGCCAGCTGGATCTCTACCACAGGCATATACCCTATTGAAGGATG GAGCAACCTGGAAAACATTTTGGGACGACGTCGACCAGGCGAGCCGGCTGATGATGCTAAGAACCAAGCTCGACGCTGCACTCAAGAGATCCGGATTATCAGATCGGGAGAAGTCTGCATTCCGAGTCCAGAGAAATACATTTTTCACCTCGTTCCCGGTCGAGAGATTGTGGCTGTATTTCAAGATTATGCGGAATATGGGTCGGTGCGATATCGACGATATTGAAACTCGTACACCTGAACTTGAGCTTGAAGGCGTGGAGGATATGTTTGCTGAAG TTATCTCGAGGTTCCCTCAAATGAAAGGGGATATCGTGCGGAGGATGTATTTTGAATCGCAGTCATGA
- a CDS encoding cytochrome P450 (COG:Q;~EggNog:ENOG410PIUT;~InterPro:IPR001128,IPR017972,IPR002401,IPR036396;~PFAM:PF00067;~go_function: GO:0005506 - iron ion binding [Evidence IEA];~go_function: GO:0016705 - oxidoreductase activity, acting on paired donors, with incorporation or reduction of molecular oxygen [Evidence IEA];~go_function: GO:0020037 - heme binding [Evidence IEA];~go_process: GO:0055114 - oxidation-reduction process [Evidence IEA]), whose amino-acid sequence MQLAGPVFCLLTYATVWIIYTRWFHPLARFPGPFWASVSRVWTVLHFLPGDAEKTQRKLHEKYGPVVRIAPNELVTSDPQAVKTLQWICIDQQTDFYLAFRPPWARYPDHFSSEGGKQHGERRRIVANVYSMTSILQSEQYIEKCIEVWVKKLGEMADRKESFDLWLWTRMYAYDVVGVLFFSKVFGFLENGGDHLGYIEAVDDLIPVQFLAGIMPTYIRSPFLLTGILFSKVRGALKALGDLTDATNSMLKNRLAALDSRSTKPQQADILGKLLDIFHKDGKRLDFELDDVKMEAFGAFFAGSETTALTLSGILYHILRNPAVYTKLTTEIDTAVHSTQLSIPVTYNKVSKLPYLTACIKEGIRMHPVTGASFPRHAPPSGCEIGGHWIPGNARIGVNPAVVQFDKTVFGDDADIFRPERWLEGDAVEMDRYIMHFGMGARTCLGKHIAMCEIYKAIPHLLISFSLELASDKEIQTISHWFHKPVTIDVNVRRRV is encoded by the exons ATGCAGCTTGCTGGACCTGTCTTTTGTCTTTTGACATATGCGACTGTCTGGATTATATACACGCGATGGTTCCATCCTCTCGCGAGATTCCCTGGCCCGTTCTGGGCTTCTGTGTCGCGGGTCTGGACTGTCCTTCATTTCCTCCCTGGAGATGCGGAGAAAACACAGAGGAAGCTGCATGAGAAATACG GGCCTGTTGTTCGCATTGCGCCAAATGAATTGGTGACCAGCGATCCGCAAGCAGTCAAGACTCT GCAATGGATCTGTATTGACCAGCAGACCGACTTTTATCTAGCTTTCCGACCGCCTTGGG CGCGATACCCAGACCACTTCTCCTCTGAAGGCGGGAAACAGCACGGAGAGCGTCGGCGGATTGTGGCGAATGTCTATTCAATGACGAGCATCCTCCAGTCAGAACAGTATATTGAGAAATGCATTGAGGTGTGggtgaagaagctggggGAAATGGCAGACCGAAAGGAATCCTTCGACTTGTGGTTATGGACGAGAAT GTACGCATACGACGTCGTCGGggttcttttcttcagcaAGGTGTTTGGCTTCCTTGAAAACGGCGGCGACCATCTGGGATATATCGAGGCTGTGGATGACTTGATTCCTGTGCAGTTCCTGGCTGGAATCATGCCAACTTATATCCGCAGCCCGTTCCTCCTCACCGGAATACTCTTCTCCAAAGTTCGAGGCGCATTGAAAGCCCTAGGCGATTTAACTGACGCAACAAATTCAATGCTCAAAAACCGACTTGCGGCGCTCGACTCTAGGTCTACAAAGCCGCAACAAGCGGACATTCTTGGGAAACTGCTCGACATCTTCCACAAGGACGGGAAGAGACTTGACTTTGAGCTTGACGATGTCAAAATGGAAGCCTTTGGTGCATT CTTCGCGGGAAGCGAAACAACAGCCCTGACGCTCTCGGGAATCCTCTACCACATCCTGCGCAACCCTGCTGTATATACAAAACTAACCACCGAAATCGACACCGCAGTACATTCAACCCAGCTCAGCATCCCGGTTACATATAACAAAGTCAGCAAACTCCCATACCTAACCGCCTGCATCAAGGAAGGAATCCGGATGCACCCTGTAACCGGAGCGTCATTTCCACGACACGCACCGCCATCTGGATGCGAGATTGGCGGGCACTGGATTCCGGGAAATGCACGGATTGGCGTGAATCCAGCTGTTGTGCAATTCGACAAGACTGTTTTTGGCGATGATGCGGACATCTTCCGCCCTGAGCGCTGGTTAGAAGGGGATGCGGTTGAGATGGATCGATATATTATGCATTTTGGCATGGGGGCACGGACTTGTCTTGGGAAGCAT ATTGCGATGTGTGAGATCTACAAGGCGATTCCGCATCTTCTGATATCGTTTAGCCTGGAGCTTGCGAGTGATAAGGAGATACAGACGATATCGCACTGGTTCCATAAGCCGGTTACTATTGATGTCAATGTTCGGCGACGAGTCTAA
- a CDS encoding uncharacterized protein (COG:I;~EggNog:ENOG410PHQT;~InterPro:IPR036412,IPR006357,IPR006353,IPR023214;~PFAM:PF13242,PF13344): MPHVNGDSVEPKAQAPEATLPADAEGNIIEVPSTRSAVSDVQMQSLSLNPSMKDRRASRNSFGVSLPIPRSSRPSRSRLSSVTTARDHVRDIVASGVQDRHEEKVKAVKNMAFCFDIDGVLAHGNIGLQQAKDTLRILNGDNELGIQFPYILLTNGGGKTEEARCAQLTEVLGHPISTNQFIQSHTPMQALSEYYENVLVCGGEGFNIRKVAESYGFKNVVHPKDILAWDPSISLCRNFTEEDKAQAQPRDFSNFKFDAILVLAESYDMSTDFQIILDLLLSANGKLMSWAKDPASKNAIARHIPIYFSQGDLLSPTEHKGAARLHLGAFRVALEAQYKALTGLDLDRLVYGKPERATYICADEVFKDWMEEIHNQRTLPENIYMIGDNPQSDIIGGNLYGWNTCLVRTGVFRGDGNDTNNPANFGVFDHVLDAVKAAIRKELGDDFKFEWDPQSQHSPVAAVE, from the exons ATGCCTCACGTTAACGGCGACTCTGTCGAGCCCAAGGCTCAGGCCCCCGAGGCCACTCTGCCTGCTGATGCCGAGGGCAACATCATCGAGGTCCCCTCCACCCGCAGCGCCGTCAGCGACGTCCAGATGCAGTCTCTCAGTCTGAACCCGTCCATGAAGGACCGCCGGGCCTCGCGCAACTCGTTTGGCGTCTCTCTTCCCATCCCTCGGTCGTCGCGGCCCTCGCGATCCCGACTCTCCTCTGTGACAACCGCCAGGGACCACGTGCGGGACATTGTGGCCTCCGGAGTGCAGGACAGACACGAGGAGAAGGTCAAGGCCGTCAAGAACATGGCCTTTTGCTTCGACATTGACGGTGTGCTGGCACACGGAAACATCGGGCTTCAACAGGCCAAGGACACTCTGCGAATCCTGAACGGTGACAACGAGCTAG GCATCCAATTCCCCTatatcctcctcaccaacgGCGGTGGCAAGACCGAAGAAGCTCGCTGCGCACAGCTCACAGAGGTCCTGGGCCACCCCATCTCGACCAACCAGTTCATCCAGTCGCACACTCCCATGCAGGCCCTGTCCGAGTACTACGAGAACGTGCTGGTGTGCGGTGGCGAGGGCTTCAACATCCGCAAGGTCGCAGAGAGCTACGGCTTCAAGAACGTCGTCCACCCCAAGGACATTCTGGCCTGGGACCCGTCAATCTCGCTGTGCCGCAACTtcaccgaggaagacaaggcccaggcccAGCCGCGCGACTTCTCGAACTTCAAGTTCGAcgccatcctcgtcctcgccgagtCGTACGACATGTCGACCGACTTCCAGATCATCCTCGACCTGCTGCTCAGCGCCAACGGCAAGCTCATGTCCTGGGCCAAGGACCCGGCCAGCAAGAATGCCATCGCCCGCCACATCCCCATCTACTTCTCGCAGGGCGACCTGCTCTCCCCAACGGAGCACAAGGGCGCTGCTCGCCTGCACCTGGGCGCGTTCCGCGTTGCCCTAGAAGCACAGTACAAGGCCCTCACCGGCCTGGACCTCGACCGTCTCGTGTACGGCAAGCCCGAGCGGGCGACCTACATCTGCGCCGACGAGGTCTTCAAGgactggatggaggagatccACAACCAGCGCACGCTGCCCGAGAACATCTACATGATCGGCGACAACCCGCAGTCCGATATCATCGGCGGGAACCTGTACGGCTGGAACACCTGTCTGGTGCGTACCGGTGTCTTCCGCGGCGACGGCAACGACACCAACAACCCTGCCAACTTTGGTGTCTTTGACCACGTCCTGGATGCTGTCAAGGCTGCTATCCGCAAGGAACTGGGCGATGACTTTAAGTTTGAATGGGATCCCCAAAGCCAGCATTCTCCTGTTGCGGCTGTGGAGTGA